The genomic window GCCTGCACATATTCCCACAAGCCTGAGGCGGAGAACACACTGCACTACTCGCTTAAATACATGCAGTTACACACATTCGCCAGCTCCTCTTCGTAGTTTGTGCTGCTGCTGGTTGTCTTTCCCTATTTGCTATTGCAATCAATTAATCACACTCTTCTATATTTGCAGCTTTTTAGCCAGATGGTGATGGGCTTCAACGATGAGAATAGCTTGGATATTGATCGACTTACAATGATGCTGGAGGAGAACCGCGGGCTGCTCAACGACATGGCAACTAAAGAAGCAAACTGCACTGATGGTGCAACGTTGCCAAAATTATTATTCGAATTAGTCGAACAAGCGGCGATAAGTGGCAAGGCTGCTGAGCGTAATCGCAGTCCAACTCCTACATTCGTGGACGGCAGCGCAGGTGAAGATGAGTACGGGGTGGATGGAGTGGATGGAGTTGCACCGAACGCGGTTGACAGTGTTGACGCAGCAATAGAACATAATTTGAATGGAGATGAAGCCTCGTCGTGCTCCGCGACTGAACTGGACACTGCTGCGACAGACCacaacaataccaacaacaagACTGTAAAAGCTGGCGCTACTGTTTCCACTGCTACTTTAGTCGCCTACTGCGGTAGAAAACATCATCGCAAAAGTGTTGGCAACCGGATGAAATTACCAGCCACCACTGCCGCAGCAGACAGCAACGCAACGGAATCTTGCACATTGAAAATCCACGAACCAGAAGTTATGAGTAAAGTTGCAACGACACAAGAAATTATTGGTAACTTGCCGAAAGTTTGGAAAGTGCTAATGGAGCTCTTAAGTCACCACAAAATCGAGCGGGTGCAATTTGAGGAGAATGGCGCTAGTGAGGATTGTTACAAATCCGTTGAGACGGCCAATGGACCAAAGGCGGAACTGAGCGTCAGCAAGACATATATTAAGTTAAAGGTGAGTGCAACGTGCGTACTGCTCATGGCATTTTCAGGTATGGGGGAATGACACATCAGTCAAGCTTGTTAGCAGCCACTTCCGCTTAGTAAATGCTATGGTGCAACGCTGTGGAGTTTCGTAAAGTGGCCGATGCACTTAACGACGTGTTGCGcaagttttaacatttttcacttAAACAGTTTTATGAACCGCTCAAAGTTCCGCTTTTCAGGTTGATTATTTTTGACAGACTTGAGTAAATTCGAATGCTCTGTTTTCATTAGTTGGTTGGAACTTTCGACCGTTTGTGGTTTCTGCCGCAGCACATAAACGAGCTAACGATAATAATGCGGTTGAATACTTAAAGAGTATTATATAAAAGTTGGTGACGTTATTAAGAAGAGGTTTGCTACTTTTAATGGATCACTTTATATTTAAATGCAACATAAAAGCGggcaataaattttatgaaagtatGTGCGATATTGCACCGTGAGTCAATCGATTTCGAAAGTGCATATAGAGGTGTACTGAGTGTACCATTAGGAGCGACTGTTTCTGGGTTATTTGATAGTAGCCATAAGTGAAAATTCAGGTAGTGCAGAATTATGTGGACGCGCAACGCAAAGAAACTGTGAAAATCCActactgaaaatattaaaaattccgaaaaaatttACAgtaatatggaagaaaaagtttgaatccttgacatattttttcaaaaggaaAAACGCCTTAATTGTCTTCTTCAAAAATTTGCTTCACTTAATAAGTAATTTCATAACCCGCAAGATTTAAAATGATTCACTTTTTGGTTTTCATCGAAAACTTTTAAGCTTTCTATAGAAGATGAAATTTAAAACTgatttagaatattttggaaattttttggttagaattcagtaattttttttttgcagtattaaaaaaatatggtactCGTCTACAGATTCTGAATTAATAGCTTAAGTCTATCGCTTCTTCTGTGAGTAGGTTGAATTTAAGTCAAACTTTTCTCCATAACCgataatttcaatacaaaaatatgcaaagtgAGAGTTCACAGTCAAGTGGGCTTATACGTGGCAGTCCTCACTGGAATCCTGGGGCAAACAccacaaaatatcaaaatatataaaaagttatttctaatacgagggttgccttttatattgtgtggccaataataaaaacacagtaaataataaggaaaatagttttattgttcttaaaaaaaaccTCAGTCGAAGgcaatacacttctgcattcgccTGAACCAATTTTGAAAGCACTTTTCCCACTGAGAAGTGAATACCTCCAAAACCGAGCTGTTTAACGGCTTCAACTTATTCTTTAATCTTTGAAAAACGCTGGCTTCACATTCTTGATGTTTGGGAACTCATTAGGTGCTAAATCAAGGCTGAAAGGTGAATGACTAATGAGAAGCTTCTTCAAATACATAACGAAGGGGGTTCGCGCTAATATAGGGGtttctgataaaaaatttgatCTCGATAGAATTTTTCTGGTCTTGTCTTCTTGCAGCTGTTCAGAAAGGTTCAAGACCAATGAAGGGAGTGATTGCAACCTTTTTCActaaagtgtccgcaatttGATTCCCTTCGTGCCCTTCATGTGCCGGTACCCACATCAGagtaacaaagtttcttgatgctagagTTTCGggcattttaaaacattcctaGACCAACCTTGATTGAAATGAGAAGCTATCTAGCGAGTTTAAAGCTGTTTGAGTTTgactgaaaatgttttttcccaTTGCAATTTCCTTCTTGAAATGTTATCCGACAACTCAGGCTCCGTCACTGCCGTCTTTCATTTTGGACCCCTTAGTAAACCACCCCTGTGTGTCCTGTTTGAAAgatatttcattgctttttcaTGTTGAGCGATCACTGATGATCACCTTGAAATTATTGGAgaattctaattttcttttcatcttGCCACAGACTGTCAGACACGGATAATTCAGAACTGTACCCAGAGTTCTTAGAGAGTCAAACTTGCTTCTAACCGTAATAACTAAATCGCCAGCAAAGTCCTTATATCAGATGATAGTGGTtcaccatatttatactgaTGGCTCAAGGATGGACAATGCCACTGGATCCGGAGTGTACTCAGAACAATTATCCTTAAATTGTTTCTTTAGACTCCCAGACCGGTGTAGATTCTTCCAAGCTGTgatctacgctatagacaaagcagcaaaGACGATAAGACTAATGGTCTTACCCCCTGCAAACCTTAGCATTTTTGTTTATAGTCAGGCAGCGTTCAAGGCATTGACCTCAGCGCACATCAATTCCCGATGTGTTAAAGAATACAGAaggtcgctctcgcttatccaacaacacagcaccacactttgttgggtcccctgccactctggagtggagggaaatcaATGAGTGGATGAGTGTCtaaggaaaggctctgagcttgacctcGAAACGAATTGTACACtccgattgacttgagcgtaatcgcggaaaccaatagaaggtggtctctgattactaactgcagggtcttcaaagcgctttggccaaaactgaatcttaaaaggacaacaTGTCTTCTTGGCGCAGTGCTCCAAGCTGAATTCCATCAaatttctccattacatcaacagctctggttggctgtagatatctgcctgttgaaagtctcataatggtatcaaaacggaggtttagtgccagagtggtactttaaCCATTTAACCTACCTACCTTAATGCAGAAAAGGAGGCTTCATGGAGAATGCAGAACTATTTGGAAGTTTTACTTTAATGCTGTTGGTCTATGTTATATGTAGATAGTATTCTTCTATATGTATCTGTTGACTCTTTCGCCACTTCGACAGCAGCACTTAAGAGGTTGAAATAGCGAAACTCActgctttaaataaaattcaaacagTTATTTGGTAGAAGAGCGTATGCAAATTGTTGTCTACTTtttaaaattccaattttatgttctataaattattaatttttttttttaatttttcttttccatgCTTGCCACATACCAACCATAGGATCTAATATTGGAGAAAAAATCCCTCGTTAAAGAAACTAATCGCTTGAAGACGTTAAACTGCCATCTTGAATATCGACTGAACGAGCAAGAGAAGCGTTTAAGTGCTGTTAGTTTGGAGTTGACAAAAACTTGGCATTTGGTTGGCAAAATGCAACGTCAACATCGTCAATTGCACACACAAGAGCAAATATTGCGCTATCAATTGCAGCAGAAGCGACGCTTGCTAACTGAACTCAAAGACGAGCTCGAGTATTGTCGGCGCAAATGGGCGGCAGCACGTGCCAAAAACGACGAGAGTCAAGAGCAGTGGAATGATTTACGACGCGAATTTGCATTGCGAAAACTGGAACATGCCAATAATTCAGCCGAGAGTGGCTACAGTGACTCAGGACAGGTCTCTGATGAGGAAATGGGTGCGACAGCTGGTAGAGACGTAACCGTTGGCATAGAAAGTACTTCTACTAGTGGAAGTGGAAGTGGTGGTGGTAGTGGTGGTTGTGCAGGTGGAGTTGGAGGTGCGGCTGCTGCTTGTAGGCGTAAAAGGTTGAAGGAAATGTTTGAACATACACGCAAGATAAAGCGCATGCAAAGCACTTCGCCTGGACGTGCCGGCGATGATACTGCCGAGATAGTGTTACGTTGGAATAGTGCGCCACCAACTTGTGGTTGGCGGAATAGCGACGTTGATAATAATACTGTTGCCGACTTGTATGACAATGACGATGAAGAGAATAATGCCAGTGGGGACGATGGTGCCATTGGATGTGTAGAAGATTTGGCAGGTGTAACGACTGCATCTAGTAGCGGTGCCATACCAAAAAGTGGTCTTACACGCAACAGACACCGCAGTAGAAGAGAAGCTACGGGGACAGCGGGAGCTGCCGAAGTGGTCGGTGCGGATGGCATGCGAGGAGAACGTACTGAACGCATACAAAGACTCGAAGAGCAATGCAAATCGTTGATTCAACAAGTACTCGAGACATCCGACAATCGTGAGCGTTTAGAGGTACAACTACGTAGCTTTCAGGATGAGATCGCGCCAGTACAGTACGCGGTACCGTTGAATGATTTGATTAAAAAGAAACGTGTCGATCGCATGACACGTGCCAGTTCAGTGCCTGTGACCGGCTCACTTACACCGCGTGAGGAGGAGTATACGCGCAAACGTTCGGAACGGTTGGAGCGTCTCGAGGAAGAGAGTCGTCAATTACTGTCGCGCATCAAACGCACGAGTGATCGCGGTCATTATTTGCGTTGTTCATTGGATCGCTTACGACGCGCACCAAGTCGAGAGGGCAGCTTCGAGAGCAATACCGAAGAAGAGTCCAGCAAATCGGAAGAAAGGCCGCGTAAATGTGTAACCAATGAAAATGAACGGAAGACTGAGCATGTTGAAGAGAAAAAACCTGTAGCTGAAAACACCGACGAAGTGCAGGAGCCCGGGGCGCAAATTCAGCCAAATCCACTGACCGCCAATGAAGAGGCCTATACGGCACGTCGTTCTGCTCGTCTACAGCGTTTGGAAAACGACAGCAAGGAGCTATTGAACATACTTTCACGCAATAATGAACGAGGCCAGAAACTCGGTCATAAATTGGAGGCGTTACATGAACAGCACTGCGATGTGCCAACACATGGAGTGGATACCCTTGCCGCCTCCGCGACGCAGGCTCCAAATATGTCTCAACCTTCTGCGCCATTTATGGGCATTGGACAACGCTTGGGGAATATTGAACAAATATCCTCAAATCGTATGGAACGTCTGCGTATATTGGAAGAAGAAGGCAAAGAGTTGCTTAACCGATTGGCGGGCACATCGGCGCGTGGCACGGAGATGATCAATCGTATAGCTGCGCGAGAACAAAATCGTCAAACAGGTGTGGTGAAGAAATCTGATGATGAAGTGGCTTCGAGTGCCACTACGAATGTTAAGGATGATGCTGAGGAGGATGAGTGTGCGGTGGGTATGGAGGCAACTGCAGTAGCTTCATCGCTTTTGCCAACACTCAACAATGTGGCATGTTCCAGTATTGTTTCTGAAGAATTGACGGATCACGTAACAGTTACCACAATACCTAGTCAAATCGCCGCTCAACAAGGCGCTATACCAAAACAATCTTCCGGGTTGGTATTGAATGCGGCGATTCGTGCAGAGGCTGCGAGCAGCAAAGAACTGAAACAGAATAATCAGGCAATTGGGGACAGTTTAGAGGATATGGTGAGACAGCTGAGGGAAATACCATTTCCGGAAGAACAAAATATGGCAGCAGAGATCGAAACCGAAACAGAAGTAGTGGAGCAAGCATCAGTAGAAGAAGAACGACAAGAAATTGTTAAGACCGATGAAGAGTAAAGTAAACGCGATACTAGTgattatttaagtaaatattgaaaattgaatgtAAACTTACTTGTAGGTTCTGATCTGTAACTGCTACTACTACTATTATAAATACTCCCTTATTATAAAACGTGTTGTACTTTATAAATGTAAGGAAAGACCTCCTCTTCGTGttcaagaaaatttatatttaaacttaataaatgaaattaaatgctatacatttatttttggaTTCGTTTTCACGACTTTACTAAGCAAAGAATGCCCTTAATGATAGCCTCTTTAGGCTAAGAGGGATGAATTGTTAAGTCCTTACTCTCAACTGTATTGTAAGTTGCTGGAGTTGATATATTT from Anastrepha ludens isolate Willacy chromosome 5, idAnaLude1.1, whole genome shotgun sequence includes these protein-coding regions:
- the LOC128862871 gene encoding uncharacterized protein LOC128862871, translating into MEEQSELTAQQETQQQQQQQQQHQHVPTTFANQSRTAAAQPPPPHDDDAWWWEVENGDLILDLVPNVDTQSESENINQNNNNSNASSNNNELSADFASLLKRGENVNATFIANNTNAIECSVDQAIAEGNDEASGCKKARTGGETLENSNATYRTLDSHDSPAPNNASTAAAAAAAVREQTLEEFKEELRIKRLARQTAVQDLRDEIATLRRQLAEEQELTRRLRRNDAVELLSTDVDVSVAEEEGAIGGASAEPDADDEDPQSRGRHANIELANAQLALQMANAENLSLRTELGVVQKQVGTLKDVIACCKQMLSVKEEQCVQLKNKLDEIETAFGEREMKIMSSSLRQEYERQLGNIRQLRQLYEERQRIALAEQENLQRLISIKRDELAAEQQKTKNFEEHNQTLMKEIESANNELATLREECNEHKFEKKALKEEMGAVNTLFSQMVMGFNDENSLDIDRLTMMLEENRGLLNDMATKEANCTDGATLPKLLFELVEQAAISGKAAERNRSPTPTFVDGSAGEDEYGVDGVDGVAPNAVDSVDAAIEHNLNGDEASSCSATELDTAATDHNNTNNKTVKAGATVSTATLVAYCGRKHHRKSVGNRMKLPATTAAADSNATESCTLKIHEPEVMSKVATTQEIIGNLPKVWKVLMELLSHHKIERVQFEENGASEDCYKSVETANGPKAELSVSKTYIKLKDLILEKKSLVKETNRLKTLNCHLEYRLNEQEKRLSAVSLELTKTWHLVGKMQRQHRQLHTQEQILRYQLQQKRRLLTELKDELEYCRRKWAAARAKNDESQEQWNDLRREFALRKLEHANNSAESGYSDSGQVSDEEMGATAGRDVTVGIESTSTSGSGSGGGSGGCAGGVGGAAAACRRKRLKEMFEHTRKIKRMQSTSPGRAGDDTAEIVLRWNSAPPTCGWRNSDVDNNTVADLYDNDDEENNASGDDGAIGCVEDLAGVTTASSSGAIPKSGLTRNRHRSRREATGTAGAAEVVGADGMRGERTERIQRLEEQCKSLIQQVLETSDNRERLEVQLRSFQDEIAPVQYAVPLNDLIKKKRVDRMTRASSVPVTGSLTPREEEYTRKRSERLERLEEESRQLLSRIKRTSDRGHYLRCSLDRLRRAPSREGSFESNTEEESSKSEERPRKCVTNENERKTEHVEEKKPVAENTDEVQEPGAQIQPNPLTANEEAYTARRSARLQRLENDSKELLNILSRNNERGQKLGHKLEALHEQHCDVPTHGVDTLAASATQAPNMSQPSAPFMGIGQRLGNIEQISSNRMERLRILEEEGKELLNRLAGTSARGTEMINRIAAREQNRQTGVVKKSDDEVASSATTNVKDDAEEDECAVGMEATAVASSLLPTLNNVACSSIVSEELTDHVTVTTIPSQIAAQQGAIPKQSSGLVLNAAIRAEAASSKELKQNNQAIGDSLEDMVRQLREIPFPEEQNMAAEIETETEVVEQASVEEERQEIVKTDEE